The following proteins are encoded in a genomic region of Thermococcus pacificus:
- a CDS encoding flavodoxin family protein, with product MKALVVYYSRDGHTREAARRIAEALGADLDEVIDRKNRKGILGFLRAGYDATRGKTTEIAFEKDPAEYDLVVVGSPVWNGRVTPAIRTYLLKNREKIKKAAFFATCAGRKGKILEQMRELYGGEVIAETIMKRDEIEEGAKEFVEALKSAVHS from the coding sequence GTGAAGGCCCTGGTGGTCTACTACTCGAGGGACGGGCACACGAGGGAGGCCGCCCGGAGGATTGCCGAAGCTCTGGGGGCGGACCTTGACGAGGTCATTGACAGGAAGAACCGGAAGGGCATACTAGGCTTTCTCAGGGCCGGCTACGACGCGACCAGAGGTAAAACGACGGAAATAGCGTTCGAGAAAGACCCCGCCGAGTACGACCTCGTGGTCGTTGGCAGCCCGGTGTGGAACGGCAGGGTTACACCGGCCATAAGGACTTACCTCCTCAAAAACAGGGAGAAAATAAAGAAAGCGGCCTTTTTTGCCACCTGCGCTGGGAGGAAGGGCAAAATCCTCGAACAGATGAGGGAGCTCTACGGCGGTGAGGTCATCGCTGAAACTATAATGAAGCGGGACGAAATTGAAGAGGGAGCAAAAGAGTTCGTTGAGGCATTGAAAAGTGCCGTCCATTCCTGA
- the dmpI gene encoding 4-oxalocrotonate tautomerase DmpI, with product MPTIIVEGPKADKETKRELVKRLTEVVREVYGVHHVSVIIHENETENVGVDGELLSDILERRRGK from the coding sequence ATGCCGACCATTATAGTTGAGGGCCCAAAGGCTGATAAGGAGACGAAGAGGGAGCTTGTTAAGAGACTCACCGAGGTTGTTAGGGAAGTTTACGGCGTCCACCACGTCAGCGTGATAATCCACGAGAACGAGACCGAGAATGTCGGCGTTGACGGGGAGCTTCTCTCCGATATTCTGGAGAGGAGGCGCGGTAAGTGA